The following proteins are co-located in the Paludisphaera mucosa genome:
- a CDS encoding ECF-type sigma factor encodes MGERQAVTQILDAIGGGDPKAARELLPLVYDELRALASRRLAGESPGQTLQATALVHEAYLRLVGPDDPRPWNDRRHFYAAAAEAMRRILIDRARDRRRLKRGGTRRREPLALEHLLDDDAPPDDLIALDEAVERLTQVDPGAAELAKLRLFAGLGLGESARTLGMPRRSADRLWAFARSWLFVALNPPDPAG; translated from the coding sequence ATGGGCGAACGCCAGGCCGTCACGCAGATCCTCGATGCCATCGGCGGCGGCGACCCGAAGGCCGCCCGCGAGCTGCTCCCCCTCGTCTACGACGAGCTCCGCGCCCTGGCCTCGCGCCGCCTCGCGGGCGAGTCGCCCGGGCAGACCCTCCAGGCCACCGCCCTGGTGCACGAGGCGTACCTGCGGCTGGTGGGGCCCGACGACCCCCGGCCCTGGAACGACCGCCGGCACTTCTACGCCGCCGCCGCCGAGGCGATGCGTCGCATCCTGATCGATCGCGCCCGCGACCGTAGGCGCCTAAAGCGGGGGGGGACGCGACGTCGCGAGCCCCTGGCGCTGGAGCACCTCCTGGACGACGACGCCCCGCCCGACGACCTGATCGCCCTCGACGAGGCGGTGGAGAGGCTGACGCAGGTCGACCCCGGCGCCGCCGAGCTGGCCAAGCTCCGCCTCTTCGCCGGCCTGGGGCTGGGAGAGTCGGCCAGGACGCTCGGCATGCCCCGGCGCTCGGCCGACCGCCTGTGGGCCTTCGCCCGGTCCTGGCTCTTCGTGGCCTTGAACCCGCCCGACCCGGCGGGCTGA
- a CDS encoding serine/threonine-protein kinase, producing the protein MPPRDLRSIFLGAVDLPPGPGRDAFLDEACDGGPALRAQMEALLRAHEAAGGFVDSPTTGASPDADAPPGAAVDAEASRTGIGSRIGPYKLLQVIGEGGMGVVFMAEQERPVRRRVALKVIRAGMDTGQVVARFEAERQALALMDHPNIARILDGGATDAGRPYFVMELIAGVPITRFCDEAGLSLQERLKLFTAVCGAVQHAHQKGVVHRDLKPSNILVATVDGRPTPKVIDFGVAKAIEQRLTERTMFTQFGALVGTPQYMSPEQADVGGLDVDTRSDVYSLGVILYELLTGSTPLERDGLVGAAVAAILLRIREEEPPRPSTRISESSQKLASLSAVRGVEPARLTRIVRGDLDWIVMKALEKQRSRRYDSAAGLARDVRRHLDGDPVEARPPSSRYKLGKFARKHRAALAAAAGLALILAAATAVSAAMAVAASRARARSEAARKEAEATTRILIDLFRLPDPKLRRKNVRVGELLDGAIEKVEGDEAVSDGLRARVLRQLKSARDAAGAPGPRMADLMTGAVRDVIGGGATIPPRVRGRLLYALGLTCLTLNNDGAASHDAMAEAARIGDELLDPDDPELLATRAEVVNEGIPRPFDDRLERYARETIRRCERTLGRDDGLTLHARSLLAIYLGDNRRFDGTVEFARETLRLAESRYRPWDEPVYEARTVLGSLHHQTGDFQEAYAVAGRNYEAMSRPPGPGPRSYDAILVQGQLAQQAYQTSRLEESIDVRKDVVEKCVELLGEGHSLTLANRRQLGAAQWDLGRREEGMAEMRRVLARARVELGEADLFTLQLRSLVVRLDALPPANAAEAIPELRAVAASIGDDLSATSRFLLMDEVKFSLVYCELWTGRFEQAEKDCEDLVALVEDRRRRFGRDDWIRQREFRAKLQLAAARLCLSKFADARLLVDEVAGQIPEGEEDMGELLNEARYQRAAICTLEGRAAEALEISKDIERHHESLDLPRDVIPHRLRLLEADCHFQLGRYDEAERLWDETIPHLPPDLAEFRLRWGIQSRQGAVYMKRGEYARAEPLITAGYQEMKDRERLVEPSIRPRLAENARRVVDLYERWGKPDRAAEWRARVGRLDSPGLPEDVFARP; encoded by the coding sequence ATGCCCCCCCGCGATCTCCGCTCGATATTCCTCGGTGCCGTCGACCTCCCCCCCGGCCCGGGTCGGGACGCCTTCCTCGACGAGGCGTGCGACGGCGGCCCGGCGCTGCGCGCCCAAATGGAGGCCCTGCTGCGGGCCCACGAAGCCGCCGGCGGCTTCGTCGACTCCCCGACCACCGGGGCGTCCCCCGACGCCGACGCTCCCCCGGGGGCGGCGGTCGATGCCGAGGCGTCGCGGACGGGGATCGGGTCGCGCATCGGGCCCTACAAGCTCCTCCAGGTCATCGGCGAGGGGGGGATGGGCGTGGTCTTCATGGCCGAGCAGGAGAGGCCCGTGCGTCGCAGGGTCGCCCTGAAGGTCATCCGGGCCGGCATGGACACCGGCCAGGTCGTGGCGCGGTTCGAGGCCGAGCGGCAGGCCCTCGCCCTGATGGATCATCCCAACATCGCCAGGATCCTCGACGGAGGCGCCACCGACGCGGGCCGGCCCTACTTCGTGATGGAGCTGATCGCGGGCGTCCCCATCACCCGATTCTGCGACGAGGCCGGGCTCTCGCTCCAGGAGCGGCTGAAATTGTTCACGGCCGTCTGCGGCGCGGTCCAGCACGCACACCAGAAGGGGGTCGTCCATCGCGACCTGAAGCCCTCCAACATCCTGGTCGCGACGGTCGACGGCCGACCGACGCCCAAGGTGATCGACTTCGGCGTGGCCAAGGCGATCGAGCAGCGGCTGACCGAGCGGACGATGTTCACGCAGTTCGGCGCGCTCGTCGGCACGCCCCAGTACATGAGCCCCGAGCAGGCCGACGTCGGCGGCCTGGACGTAGACACGCGGAGCGACGTCTACTCGCTCGGGGTGATCCTGTACGAGCTGCTCACCGGCAGCACCCCCCTGGAGCGCGACGGCCTCGTGGGGGCGGCCGTCGCCGCGATCCTGCTCCGCATCCGCGAGGAGGAGCCGCCCCGGCCCAGCACGCGCATCTCGGAGTCGTCGCAGAAGCTGGCCTCCCTGTCCGCCGTCCGCGGCGTCGAGCCGGCGCGGCTGACGAGGATCGTCCGCGGCGACCTCGACTGGATCGTGATGAAGGCGCTGGAGAAGCAGAGGTCGCGCCGCTACGACTCGGCGGCCGGGCTCGCCCGGGACGTCCGCCGACACCTCGACGGCGACCCGGTGGAGGCCCGCCCGCCGTCCTCGCGTTACAAGCTGGGCAAGTTCGCCCGCAAGCATCGCGCGGCGCTGGCCGCGGCCGCCGGCCTCGCGCTGATCCTCGCGGCCGCGACGGCGGTCAGCGCCGCGATGGCCGTCGCGGCCTCGAGGGCGAGGGCGCGGTCGGAGGCCGCCCGCAAGGAGGCCGAGGCGACCACGCGCATCCTGATCGACCTGTTCCGCCTGCCCGACCCGAAGCTGCGGCGGAAGAACGTCCGGGTGGGAGAGCTGCTCGACGGGGCGATCGAGAAGGTCGAGGGCGACGAGGCCGTCTCCGACGGCCTCCGGGCGAGGGTGCTGCGCCAGCTGAAGTCGGCCCGAGACGCGGCGGGGGCGCCGGGCCCCAGGATGGCCGACCTGATGACCGGGGCCGTCCGCGACGTGATCGGGGGCGGCGCGACCATCCCGCCGAGGGTGCGCGGCAGGCTCCTCTACGCCCTGGGCCTGACGTGCCTCACCCTCAACAACGACGGCGCGGCCTCGCACGACGCGATGGCGGAGGCGGCGCGGATCGGGGACGAACTCCTCGATCCGGACGACCCCGAGCTGCTCGCGACGCGGGCCGAGGTGGTCAACGAGGGCATCCCCCGGCCGTTCGACGACCGCCTGGAACGCTATGCGCGAGAGACCATCCGACGCTGCGAGCGCACGCTCGGCCGCGACGACGGGCTCACGCTCCACGCCCGCAGCCTCCTGGCCATTTATCTGGGCGACAATCGGCGGTTCGACGGGACGGTCGAATTCGCGCGGGAGACGTTGAGGCTGGCGGAGAGCCGCTACCGGCCGTGGGACGAGCCCGTATACGAGGCGAGGACGGTCCTCGGGTCCCTCCATCACCAGACCGGGGATTTCCAGGAGGCTTACGCGGTCGCCGGCCGCAATTACGAGGCGATGTCCCGGCCGCCGGGCCCGGGCCCCCGTTCCTACGACGCGATCCTCGTCCAGGGCCAGCTCGCCCAGCAGGCGTACCAGACGAGCCGCCTCGAAGAATCCATCGACGTTCGGAAGGACGTCGTCGAGAAGTGCGTCGAACTCCTGGGCGAGGGCCATTCCCTGACCCTGGCGAACCGGAGACAGTTGGGCGCCGCCCAGTGGGATCTCGGTCGGCGGGAGGAGGGCATGGCGGAGATGCGCCGCGTCCTGGCGCGCGCCCGCGTGGAACTCGGCGAAGCCGACCTCTTCACCCTCCAGCTGCGATCCCTCGTCGTCCGGCTGGACGCCCTCCCGCCCGCGAACGCCGCCGAGGCGATCCCCGAGCTGCGGGCGGTGGCGGCCTCGATCGGCGACGATTTGAGCGCGACGTCGAGATTCCTCTTGATGGACGAGGTGAAATTTTCGCTCGTCTATTGCGAGTTGTGGACGGGCCGGTTCGAGCAGGCCGAGAAGGACTGCGAGGACTTGGTCGCGCTCGTGGAGGACCGCCGCCGCAGATTCGGACGCGACGATTGGATCCGGCAGAGGGAATTCCGGGCCAAGCTGCAGCTGGCGGCCGCGCGGCTCTGCCTGTCGAAGTTCGCCGACGCCCGCCTGCTGGTCGACGAGGTGGCCGGACAGATCCCCGAGGGCGAGGAGGACATGGGCGAGCTCCTGAACGAGGCCCGCTACCAACGGGCGGCCATCTGCACGCTCGAGGGGCGGGCGGCCGAAGCCCTCGAAATCTCGAAGGACATCGAACGGCATCACGAGAGCCTCGACCTCCCCCGCGACGTGATCCCCCATCGCCTGCGGCTGCTCGAGGCCGATTGTCATTTCCAACTCGGCCGCTACGACGAGGCCGAGCGTCTCTGGGATGAGACGATCCCGCACCTGCCCCCGGACTTGGCGGAGTTCCGCCTGCGTTGGGGCATCCAATCCCGTCAGGGCGCCGTCTACATGAAGCGAGGGGAATACGCCAGGGCCGAGCCCTTGATCACGGCCGGTTATCAGGAGATGAAGGACCGCGAGCGGCTGGTCGAACCCTCCATCCGGCCCCGGCTGGCCGAGAACGCCCGGCGGGTCGTGGACCTCTACGAGCGTTGGGGCAAGCCGGACCGGGCCGCCGAGTGGCGGGCGCGGGTGGGGCGGCTCGACTCGCCGGGGCTCCCGGAGGACGTCTTCGCGCGACCATGA
- a CDS encoding FG-GAP repeat domain-containing protein has protein sequence METYEAGDLNISVDIGDVNADGKPDVLVSNHNNDGEPSLNILLNKGDGTLLPKVGYDGGLHADQAKLADMDGDGKLDVVAMNWGGQVSVLKGRGDGTFAPRAAYPSGGESQTGMAVVDLNGDGRLDVATSQYYTGYVNVLLNDGDGTLRPVVSRRTTSGVFWVAAADVDSDGKADLISATWDSREGNVFLNRGDGEFAAPTTFGLGYNVTHLAVGDLDRDGKADLVASNTGDGTIGVLLGRGDGTFAPQKTYAAPGVGNAAVADLDRDGVPDVVATDFGDGAISLFRGVGDGTFGARRAIAMGAGPAGVAVGDLDGDGLADVVTANRNDRRISILRGRFRPGS, from the coding sequence TTGGAGACCTATGAAGCGGGAGACCTGAACATCTCGGTCGACATCGGCGACGTCAACGCGGACGGCAAGCCGGACGTACTGGTGTCGAATCACAATAACGACGGTGAGCCGTCGCTCAACATCCTGCTGAACAAGGGGGATGGCACGTTACTGCCGAAGGTCGGGTACGACGGCGGCCTTCATGCCGACCAGGCGAAGCTGGCGGACATGGACGGCGACGGGAAGCTCGACGTCGTGGCGATGAACTGGGGAGGCCAGGTGAGCGTCCTGAAGGGCCGCGGCGACGGCACCTTCGCGCCCCGGGCCGCCTATCCGAGCGGCGGTGAATCGCAGACCGGGATGGCGGTCGTCGACCTCAACGGGGATGGCAGGCTGGATGTGGCCACGTCCCAGTATTATACGGGATATGTCAACGTATTGCTGAACGACGGGGATGGAACTTTGAGGCCTGTTGTCAGCCGTCGGACGACCTCGGGCGTCTTCTGGGTCGCGGCGGCCGACGTGGACTCGGACGGGAAGGCCGACCTGATCTCGGCGACCTGGGACTCGCGCGAGGGCAACGTGTTCCTGAACCGCGGGGACGGCGAGTTCGCCGCCCCGACGACGTTCGGCCTCGGCTACAACGTCACGCACCTGGCCGTCGGCGACCTCGACCGGGACGGAAAGGCCGACCTGGTCGCCTCGAACACGGGCGACGGGACGATCGGCGTGCTGCTGGGCCGGGGCGACGGGACGTTCGCCCCCCAGAAGACGTATGCGGCGCCGGGCGTCGGCAACGCGGCCGTCGCCGACCTCGACCGCGACGGCGTGCCGGACGTGGTCGCGACCGACTTCGGCGACGGGGCGATCAGCCTCTTCCGGGGGGTCGGCGACGGGACGTTCGGGGCCCGCCGGGCGATCGCGATGGGGGCGGGCCCGGCCGGGGTCGCCGTCGGCGACCTGGACGGCGACGGCCTGGCCGACGTCGTGACGGCCAACCGGAACGACCGACGCATAAGCATCTTGAGGGGCAGGTTTCGACCGGGTTCGTGA